AATTTTCACGGTGTTTCGGGTATAAGCGGTATCATATCCGACACCATCGATACTATTTTTACTCCATAACAGTACTATTCCGGATAATGGAAGAAGAGAGATAGAAAACGATGCACGTGCAAGTTATTATCACGTAATGAGGTAAAAATAATCAGCAGCCGACACATTTTTTACTTGACAAATAATATTATTATATGTATTGTATATGTGTAATCTATATGTGCACCTCTGCGGTTCTTTTTCGATAATTCACCATAATTCACAATTTTTTTAAATTATCAGGATAGTGATGCAGATAATAATGGCGTATACAATACATTATATATAGTTACATGCAGTTTTTACTGAGATATTCCGGTAAGTTAACAGTTATTATCAGCTTCTTCCTTCCGCAAACATTTGTTCGACGGAGAAAGGTGATAAAAAAGTGAAAAAACGTGAAGAAAACCTTTCATCAAACCCGAGACGGATATTTTTACTCTGGAGTATCGTTGTACTCTTCTCACACATTTCGTTTGCCCAGACTGAAAAACAGACAGGAAACATTTTCGGGACAATTTCCGACCGGGTAACAAATTCGAGCCTGCCGGGGGCCGCTGTGAAAATTGTCGATACACAGCGTGGCGGAATCGCTGACAATGATGGTAAATATACCATCGACCGCATACCGCCGGGAACATATAATGTCAGGTTTTCCATGATCGGTTATGAAACACTCACTAAAACCAATGTCATCATCAAGCCGGGACGCGGTACGGAAATTTCGGTCAGTCTCGAACCGGAAGCTGTCGAAATGGAAGGCGTTACGGTCAAAGCAAAAGAAACATATTTCGAGAAAAACCCGGAAGCCGAGGTTTCGGAAAGAACGATCGACACCCAGGAAATCCTCGATTCTTCCGGTTCGATGATGGACATCCAGCGGGTTGTTCAGGTCCTTCCATCAGTTGTTTCGGGCGCAGATATGTTCAACGAGATTATCGTCCGTGGCGGCAACTTCGGTGAAAACCTTTTCGTCATGGACGGCATAGAAATCCCCAATCCAAACCATTTTGCATTTCAGGGTGTCGGCGGCGGCCCGATATCGCTTCTCAGGACGGAATTCACAAAAGATGTGAGTTTTCTTGCCGGGGCGTTTCCGGCAAAATACGGCGATAAGGCCTCGTCGGTCATGGATATCTCGCTCAGGAGCGGTAGCAACGACAAGTATCTGACCAGCCTCGATATGGGCATGGCTGGTATTGGTGTCATGGCAGAAGGTCCGGTGAGCGAGAAAGGATCATTTCTGTTTTCGGCACGGAAAAGTTATCTCGATCTTATCATCTCGAATACCGGATTGACCGCTGTTCCCCGCTATTACAACCTTCAGGGAAAAATGACCTACAGCCTGAGCCCGAATAACACGCTCCTGTGGAATACGGTATACGGTGCCGATTCGATCCGTATCAAACCGGGAGAAGACGATGACGATGAAGACGAGAATGTCGACGAGTCAACCGATCTTGTCATTACCGGATTCACCCTTAAAAGCGCATTGGCAAAATCGCTCTATTCCGAAGCGGTGCTTTCATATGTTCAGAACCACTGGAAAACCGATGTATGGGATGAAGGCGAAACGAGAAGCGATTCGTTCTATAATAACACATCGATCGAATCGGAAACGAATCTCAAATACGATATTACATGGTTTATCGGAAAACACGATCTGTCCGGCGGATTTTCACTGAAGAACAGCAGGTTCGATCATGACATATACGCCGAGGAAGATACGGTATTCACCTATGACACATCGTTTGCCACCGCTGAAGATGATACGGTGACCGGTATATACCGTATATATCCGGCATGGCGCGACCGTAAAAAAGTAGACACGCTCAAGAGCGCACTCTATTCCCAGCTCAGACTGAACCCGACCAGCAGGCTCACCCTCCGTATCGGTGGACGATACGATCATGTGGAATACAACAACGACAGCAATTACTCACCGCGTCTCGGCGCAAGATACCGTCTGACCGACACACTCTGGCTCAACGGGGCATATGGTATTCACTATCAGAGTCCGTCGTATATCGAGTTCACTGCTAATGAAAAAAACAGAAACCTTAAAAACTATCACACGAAACAGTTCGTTGTCGGAACCGAATGGCAACCGAGACCCGACACCCGTATCACGCTGGAAGGATACACGAAAAAATACCGCGATGTACCCGTTTCCAAATCATGGACGACACCCGATCCATGGGACTCCTACAACGGTGAGATGGTGAATGCCGCCAGGGGCCGTTCGGAGGGTATCGAACTGTACCTGCACCGCAAGATGAGCTCCTCGTATATGTATATCGTGTCGTACTCGTTCTACCGGGCATGGTTCACCGACCCGCGGACCGGCGAAGAACGCCCATGGGATTTTGACCACCGCAATGTGTTTACCGCCAATTTCGCCAAACGGTGGAACCTTACGAAATCCGAATGGTACCAGGGAGTAAAGGGCAAAATCTGGTACAAACCGCTGGCGTGGATTCTTCCTTTCGGCGATGAGGTGCTGCTCTCGGCAAAGTGGCGGTTCACCGGGGGACGGCCATATACCGACCCTTCCTATCTGAGAGATTACCATGAATGGATCGTACCGGATGATACCCGGTACAATACCGAACGTCTGCCCGATTATCACCGTCTCGATATCCGTCTCGACAGGCGGTACTATTTCAACAAATGGAGCCTCGTTGTTTATTTTGATATCATGAATGTCTACGGCAGAGACAATGTATGGGACTATTCGCGTGATGAATACGGCACTGTTGATAAAGTATACCAGTTCAGCACCATGCCGATCGGCGGCTTCAGTATCGAGTTTTAGGGGATGAACTCAGGAGCAAAGGGGCTGAGGAACAAAGGGACAAAGAGACAATAAGATTTATAGCGTGTTTTATGAATGGCTTGTGTCGATAACCTCGTAAGTAGTTAGGTTTTTATTATAGCATATTTTTAATGAAATCAGATGAGTTGACAAGATAAAAGAGAGAATAAACAACATGAAAAATGTTTTGTGGAAGATTAGTAATTCTGTATATTCCATGTGTAAGATGACAGTAAACGGATTGAACCAAAAATATATAAACGAGGATGAATGCATAATCACAAAAATGAAGATGCTGCAGGCTGTTCAGGAACTGCCGGATGATGCCTCTGTTGAAGATGCCATGGAACGTTTTCTTATGCTGGCAAAAATTGAACGCGGGATTGCACAGGCCGACCATGGTGAAACCGTCCCTCACCAGGCAGTAAGGGACCGGATGGCAGAATGGCTGAAATAAGGTGGACGATTCAGGCCGCTGATGATATTGAGAGTATTGTCAACTTCATCTCGGCGGATTCCGAGCACTATGCCCGTTTGCTTGCTGTTGACATATTGGGAGCTGTGGAGCGTGCAGGAGCTTTTTCAGAGTCCGGCCGTGTCGTTACGGAAATAAACATACCGTAAATACAATAAATTCTTTTAAGGAACTACCGCATCATTTACCACATCAAACTGGATTAGGTTGAAATTCTTACGATATATTAAAAAAGAAGTGGAAGGCGATGAAATGGAAAAAGTTTCCCCAATCGACGAGTATTTCAAAAACTGGGATAGTGATATAAAAAAAGCATCAGAGTTACTCGCCAACCAGCACTATTATCTTGAGGGTATATTGGTACTCAGTTGTTATATTGGGGCCTTTGCTGCAATGCGATATCCTTCTCTTAAGGATGGAGAAGCGTATGTCAAAGTTGTACTCGAATACTCAGGAAATCGGGACTTTTTTGAACAGATAGATCTTCTCTTTCTTTACCAATGGCCTCGGTCCATACTTCGTAAAAATGGGAATTACACGAAACTAAAGAACTACACCGAGATCATCGACATTCTCATTCATAAATATGGGAAAGAAGAAGATATAAAAGCAGGTAAACGTTATGTATCCCCGTCGGAAATTATTGAACATGTGAAAAATGCTTCTATTCCTGGCTTTAATGAGAAAAACTTAAAAGAGAAGCTTCCTCTTTTTTCAAACGTTGAGATTCTTTATCGTTACGTGAGATGTGGTGCTGTACATAATTTTCAATTCCCATTAATAAACCAAGGGATAGACAAGCACGGAAACGTCATCTACGAGGATAACCACGCAATAACAGGCCAGGTATTGCTTAAAACAACTCAGGATATACTTAACGCACTTCGGAAAGAATGCCTTTCCCAAAGTAAATGGCCAGACGAGTTGTAGTCACGGAAACAGAATATATCATAAATTCCTAAATAAGCCACGTTTAATTTCGTTATGAGTGAATTGCATCTCATTTAATATCCCCGATGTCAATGTGCCGCCATCGAGTTAACACTTGATAAATCTTTTCTTCACACCTATATTATGGAAAATTTCATTATGGAGATAATCATGAAATTAAAAACAATCCTTGTCCCTTCAGAAGATGGAGGCTACACCGTGTATGTGCCGTCCCTTCCGGGCTGCATCAGCGAGGGCGATGCGTACGAGGAAGCCCTTGCAAATATACGCGAGGCTATTGAATTGTACCTCGAACCGGTCGATGACGATTTCTCGCCCGATGGAAACTGTCGTATAGTGGAACTTGAATTGTGAATAAATTGTCTGTATTTTCTAATAACCATATATATTATTGAATAAGAATACCCTCCTGCGTATTCTCAAACAAGCCCGTCTCACTCCTGAAGAATTCAAAAAACTCCTCACATGACATAAGAGTGCAGGAAACAGAATCATACCTTTTATAATCTGTCCACTCGTTTATTTTTCAAGAACAAGCCCGTCGGGGCCGTTTTTATACAGGTAGCTGTATGTTTTTCCTGACTTTTTGAAAGAGAGTTTCAGGTTTCCGGCGCCATCAACCGACCGGCCAACGGATTTCACGATTTCACGGGCTTCGCTGTCATCCTTAACCGGGAGAATTATGGTACCGATGATGGTCTTGTCGTTCTTTGCGTTCACAACCGTACCGAAATAATCGACCCAGAAGAAGTTGCGCGTTGCGTTGACCGCCTGGCAGGCATGCCTTCCCGGTCTGAGGGTAAATCCGCCGTCGACGACCGGGATGAGCGCCATGGCGCCCTTATCGCCTTTGAGCATGGCATAACCGTCCTTCATCTGCGCCAAACACTCCGAATGGAAACGGGCCTCGATTTCGGCGCCCCTGTCCGATCCGACCTCATCCAATACGACGGTTATCACCGGTTTTTCGAGAATGATGTGGCGGCGCCAGCTTTTCATCTCCTTTTTCGGATAAGCATTTGTCGGATCCATAATGACATAGTCGCGTTTTT
The sequence above is a segment of the bacterium genome. Coding sequences within it:
- a CDS encoding TonB-dependent receptor, encoding MKKREENLSSNPRRIFLLWSIVVLFSHISFAQTEKQTGNIFGTISDRVTNSSLPGAAVKIVDTQRGGIADNDGKYTIDRIPPGTYNVRFSMIGYETLTKTNVIIKPGRGTEISVSLEPEAVEMEGVTVKAKETYFEKNPEAEVSERTIDTQEILDSSGSMMDIQRVVQVLPSVVSGADMFNEIIVRGGNFGENLFVMDGIEIPNPNHFAFQGVGGGPISLLRTEFTKDVSFLAGAFPAKYGDKASSVMDISLRSGSNDKYLTSLDMGMAGIGVMAEGPVSEKGSFLFSARKSYLDLIISNTGLTAVPRYYNLQGKMTYSLSPNNTLLWNTVYGADSIRIKPGEDDDDEDENVDESTDLVITGFTLKSALAKSLYSEAVLSYVQNHWKTDVWDEGETRSDSFYNNTSIESETNLKYDITWFIGKHDLSGGFSLKNSRFDHDIYAEEDTVFTYDTSFATAEDDTVTGIYRIYPAWRDRKKVDTLKSALYSQLRLNPTSRLTLRIGGRYDHVEYNNDSNYSPRLGARYRLTDTLWLNGAYGIHYQSPSYIEFTANEKNRNLKNYHTKQFVVGTEWQPRPDTRITLEGYTKKYRDVPVSKSWTTPDPWDSYNGEMVNAARGRSEGIELYLHRKMSSSYMYIVSYSFYRAWFTDPRTGEERPWDFDHRNVFTANFAKRWNLTKSEWYQGVKGKIWYKPLAWILPFGDEVLLSAKWRFTGGRPYTDPSYLRDYHEWIVPDDTRYNTERLPDYHRLDIRLDRRYYFNKWSLVVYFDIMNVYGRDNVWDYSRDEYGTVDKVYQFSTMPIGGFSIEF
- a CDS encoding type II toxin-antitoxin system HicB family antitoxin, translated to MKLKTILVPSEDGGYTVYVPSLPGCISEGDAYEEALANIREAIELYLEPVDDDFSPDGNCRIVELEL
- a CDS encoding type II toxin-antitoxin system RelE/ParE family toxin translates to MAEIRWTIQAADDIESIVNFISADSEHYARLLAVDILGAVERAGAFSESGRVVTEINIP